Proteins from one Calditrichota bacterium genomic window:
- the lexA gene encoding transcriptional repressor LexA, whose product MSKLLTDRQKEILGIIAEHIKEKSYAPTYQELANILKIKSKYAILKHIDSLVAKGYLEKDSSARALRIIHPDYLPADNSNYDVPLIGRVAAGYPILAQENVERYVSIPRAMIKAEGRYFALKVRGDSMINAGIFEEDLVIVRSANQAYSKEIIVALVEDEVTVKRLIKKDGVTFLHAENQAYPDIYPSGEWSIQGKVVGLIREMAN is encoded by the coding sequence ATGAGCAAACTTCTAACAGATCGCCAAAAAGAAATTCTTGGAATTATTGCTGAGCATATAAAAGAAAAAAGTTATGCGCCTACCTATCAGGAACTGGCCAACATCCTAAAAATAAAATCCAAATATGCTATTTTAAAACATATAGACAGCCTGGTGGCCAAGGGTTATCTGGAAAAAGACTCGTCTGCAAGGGCTTTAAGAATTATCCACCCCGACTATCTCCCGGCAGATAACAGCAATTATGACGTACCGCTTATCGGACGTGTTGCCGCCGGTTATCCAATCCTGGCGCAGGAAAATGTTGAGCGCTATGTATCAATTCCCCGGGCAATGATAAAAGCTGAAGGGCGCTATTTTGCACTAAAGGTTCGTGGTGACAGTATGATTAACGCCGGTATTTTTGAAGAAGATTTGGTGATCGTTCGTTCAGCCAACCAGGCCTATTCCAAAGAAATAATTGTTGCCCTTGTTGAAGATGAAGTGACCGTTAAGCGGTTGATAAAAAAAGATGGTGTTACATTTTTACACGCAGAAAACCAGGCCTACCCGGATATTTATCCTTCAGGTGAATGGTCTATTCAGGGCAAAGTTGTTGGTTTGATCCGTGAGATGGCGAATTAA
- a CDS encoding metal-dependent hydrolase has protein sequence MASAFAHAVSAIALKETAYSEKTKKKLIIWAIVCSILPDADVIGFKFGIDYAHWLGHRGFSHSIFFGLLNGFFISLVFFREFIPFKKDFWKISLFLGFVTASHGVLDAMTSGGLGIAFFAPFDNTRYFFPFRPIVVSPIGIGNFFSEWGMRVLISEFIWVGLPSIILVFTAKGLRRIFKFK, from the coding sequence ATGGCCTCAGCTTTTGCACATGCAGTTTCAGCAATTGCACTTAAAGAAACAGCATATTCTGAAAAAACTAAAAAGAAGCTTATTATCTGGGCTATTGTTTGTTCTATTCTACCGGATGCAGATGTTATTGGTTTTAAATTTGGCATTGATTATGCCCATTGGCTTGGGCATCGTGGTTTTAGTCATTCAATCTTTTTTGGATTGTTGAACGGATTCTTTATTTCCCTGGTTTTTTTCCGGGAGTTTATCCCCTTTAAAAAGGACTTTTGGAAAATATCACTTTTCCTTGGGTTTGTTACAGCCTCGCATGGTGTATTAGATGCAATGACCAGCGGTGGGTTAGGGATTGCTTTTTTCGCCCCTTTTGATAATACACGTTATTTTTTTCCATTTCGTCCAATCGTAGTTTCACCCATTGGTATCGGGAATTTTTTTTCTGAATGGGGCATGCGCGTTTTGATAAGCGAGTTTATTTGGGTTGGTTTGCCTTCGATCATATTAGTTTTTACTGCAAAAGGATTACGCAGGATATTTAAATTTAAATAA
- the dinB gene encoding DNA polymerase IV, translated as MKKDRIIMHIDADAFFASVEQGFNPHLRGKPVIVGGIADQRGVVHTASYEARARGIKTGMALVKAKSICPDAIFLKGDYAHYRAVGDVFQEVYLKYTPCVEFTSLDDAYLDLSGTEHIYSSQCYVARMIADEIDQRVGVSVSIGVGSSKMVARIASGLHKPRGILQITPEHEQEFLHDLAVDHLPGIGRVAKEKLTDLHIFKVGQLAKLPKLVVEQLFGKNGVAIWKMAHGIDEREVQRRIIPRQISRETSFAEDTADSKMISGSLQYLTERIGRKLREENLNCQTLGVKLGYSDFTRIARSKSLIHPSNDAGEMFRMVQTVFDEMTLRRIRIRHVGVSATNIRPNNYQHFLFSEQSRKESLNSAIDELREKFGFMSVMPADTLKLKSKYRNDAHGYILHNPALTR; from the coding sequence ATGAAAAAAGATAGAATAATAATGCATATAGACGCCGATGCTTTTTTTGCTTCGGTAGAACAGGGCTTTAATCCCCACTTAAGAGGTAAACCGGTTATTGTCGGTGGTATTGCCGATCAACGCGGCGTGGTACATACGGCCAGTTATGAGGCGCGTGCCCGTGGCATTAAAACCGGAATGGCACTGGTAAAAGCAAAGTCTATTTGCCCGGATGCTATTTTCCTAAAAGGCGATTATGCACATTACCGTGCCGTAGGGGATGTTTTTCAGGAAGTGTATCTCAAGTACACACCATGCGTAGAGTTTACTTCTTTGGATGATGCCTATCTCGATTTAAGCGGTACTGAACATATTTATTCCTCACAATGTTATGTGGCACGCATGATTGCCGACGAAATTGACCAGCGCGTTGGGGTTAGTGTATCGATTGGGGTTGGCAGCAGCAAAATGGTTGCACGGATCGCTTCCGGCCTGCACAAACCACGCGGGATACTGCAAATTACCCCGGAACATGAGCAGGAATTTTTACATGATTTGGCTGTTGATCATTTGCCGGGCATTGGGCGTGTCGCCAAAGAGAAATTAACCGATCTGCATATTTTTAAAGTTGGTCAACTGGCCAAACTACCCAAATTAGTTGTAGAACAACTTTTTGGTAAAAACGGCGTTGCCATCTGGAAAATGGCTCATGGCATTGATGAGCGTGAAGTTCAGCGTAGAATTATCCCCCGCCAAATTAGTCGCGAAACCAGTTTTGCCGAAGACACTGCCGACAGCAAAATGATAAGCGGCAGCCTGCAATACCTTACTGAGCGTATTGGTCGCAAATTACGGGAAGAAAACCTGAACTGCCAAACCCTTGGCGTAAAACTGGGCTATTCCGATTTTACACGCATCGCCCGCAGCAAAAGCCTGATTCATCCATCCAATGATGCCGGCGAAATGTTCCGAATGGTGCAAACTGTTTTTGATGAGATGACCTTACGCCGTATCCGAATCCGCCATGTTGGAGTTTCGGCAACCAATATCCGGCCAAACAATTATCAGCATTTTTTATTTAGCGAACAATCACGTAAAGAATCGCTTAACAGCGCCATTGATGAGTTGCGTGAAAAATTTGGTTTCATGTCCGTTATGCCGGCCGATACTTTAAAACTAAAAAGCAAGTACCGCAACGATGCCCACGGTTATATCCTGCACAACCCGGCTCTGACAAGATAA
- a CDS encoding T9SS type A sorting domain-containing protein produces the protein MKRTILILTSIFFFIAAYAGDLISKNSQKKYSQVKIFFENKQQLKSLAQAGLIFDHVQVEKEKGQRFNFTTVLSSTEREILSVSGINFNIETEDVLAAFQDRQKMSILEKKNLDENDPLEGFELGSHAGFYTWEEAIAELDSMYLLYPDIITAKDSIGSSIEGRTIWMAKISDNPNDNEDEPEVLYNAMHHAREPGGMMAVIYYMHYLLENYGSDPEVTYLVDNRELYFVPIVNPDGYEYNREIAPDGGGMWRKNKRDNNNDGKFSQNEDGVDLNRNYGHEWGYDDDGSSPSPGSDTYRGTSGFSEPETQVMRDLCNAHNFKFALNYHTYSNLLIYPWGYIGSFETPDSLLFRQYSADMTQYNNYLAGTGDQTVGYLVNGDSDDWMYGEQISKNKIFSMTPEVGTGADGFWPDQSRIYPQVQENVYPNLFVAWAAGGLVRFVDYQINYSGDETFLSAGRRSELVFEIKNIGLGSAEDIKIRLVSEDSLVTIDDGVLTISNIESQDTVLSPYFGFTIDSTAPSGYVPELNVEIDQQGVKSLQPIKGIIVGKPEVIYSYNLDDPNADWSADGPWERVNDSSAPTGEFYYTDSPSGEYGDNLDISLYNDTPIDIQNVNSAYLEFWSKWDIEKGWDFGQVQASVDGVTWTSLSGKYTTSGSGNQGGVQPLDAPGYDGNQSTWVKEQVSLEPFVGGSPFYLRFNLKSDGYVTADGWFIDDISVIVYRDSVLSAIEPKPISANRFELFQNFPNPFNPTTQIRFGLAKAANVEIKIFDSLGKEVRTLINQSKPAGNHVLLWNGKNNEGRLVASGSYFYIMKSGDFKSGKKLLLLR, from the coding sequence ATGAAACGCACAATATTAATTTTGACAAGCATTTTCTTTTTTATTGCTGCTTATGCAGGGGACTTAATTTCGAAAAACTCACAGAAAAAATATTCCCAGGTAAAAATCTTTTTTGAAAATAAACAACAGCTTAAAAGCTTAGCCCAGGCAGGATTGATTTTTGACCATGTGCAGGTTGAAAAAGAAAAGGGGCAGAGGTTTAACTTTACGACGGTGCTTAGTTCTACTGAAAGGGAAATACTTAGTGTTAGCGGAATTAACTTTAATATAGAAACGGAAGATGTTTTAGCAGCATTCCAGGATCGACAAAAAATGTCCATTTTGGAAAAAAAAAACCTTGATGAAAATGATCCACTGGAAGGATTTGAATTAGGCAGCCATGCCGGGTTTTATACCTGGGAAGAAGCAATTGCTGAGCTTGATTCTATGTATCTGCTTTATCCGGACATAATTACTGCAAAAGATTCAATTGGTTCTTCTATTGAAGGCCGAACTATTTGGATGGCAAAAATATCTGACAATCCGAATGATAATGAAGACGAACCGGAAGTTTTATACAATGCCATGCATCATGCCCGTGAGCCAGGAGGTATGATGGCCGTAATTTATTACATGCATTACTTGTTGGAAAACTATGGATCTGACCCTGAAGTAACGTATTTGGTTGATAACCGCGAGCTCTATTTTGTTCCGATTGTAAACCCGGATGGGTATGAATATAATCGCGAAATAGCCCCTGATGGTGGTGGAATGTGGCGCAAAAATAAAAGGGATAACAACAACGATGGAAAATTCAGTCAAAATGAAGATGGTGTGGACTTAAATAGAAATTATGGTCATGAGTGGGGTTATGATGATGATGGCTCCAGTCCATCTCCAGGATCAGATACTTACCGTGGTACAAGCGGGTTTTCTGAACCAGAAACACAGGTAATGCGCGATTTGTGTAATGCTCATAATTTTAAATTTGCACTAAACTATCACACATATTCTAATTTGCTTATTTATCCATGGGGTTATATAGGCTCATTTGAAACACCCGATTCGCTTCTCTTCAGGCAGTATTCTGCAGATATGACGCAATATAACAATTATCTGGCCGGCACCGGAGACCAGACAGTCGGCTATCTTGTAAATGGTGATTCGGACGACTGGATGTATGGAGAGCAAATATCAAAAAATAAAATTTTTTCAATGACTCCTGAAGTTGGTACTGGTGCTGATGGATTTTGGCCCGATCAATCCAGGATATATCCACAGGTTCAGGAAAATGTTTATCCAAACTTGTTTGTAGCCTGGGCAGCCGGTGGACTTGTACGTTTTGTAGATTATCAAATAAATTATTCAGGAGATGAAACCTTTCTTAGTGCAGGTAGAAGATCGGAGCTTGTTTTTGAAATTAAAAATATTGGTTTAGGAAGTGCTGAAGATATTAAAATCCGTTTGGTGAGTGAGGATTCATTAGTCACTATCGATGATGGCGTTTTGACAATATCAAATATTGAATCTCAGGACACCGTTTTGTCTCCATACTTTGGTTTTACAATTGATTCCACTGCGCCATCCGGATATGTGCCGGAATTAAATGTAGAAATTGATCAGCAAGGAGTAAAATCTTTACAACCAATAAAAGGGATTATAGTTGGAAAACCAGAGGTGATTTACAGCTACAATCTTGACGACCCAAATGCAGATTGGTCTGCTGATGGTCCGTGGGAAAGAGTAAATGATAGCAGTGCCCCTACAGGAGAGTTTTATTATACAGACAGCCCTTCCGGTGAATACGGCGACAATCTCGATATATCTTTATATAACGATACTCCGATTGATATTCAGAATGTAAACAGTGCCTACCTTGAATTTTGGTCAAAATGGGATATTGAAAAAGGGTGGGATTTTGGACAGGTACAAGCGTCCGTTGATGGTGTTACCTGGACAAGCTTGTCTGGAAAATATACAACATCCGGAAGTGGAAATCAGGGTGGTGTCCAGCCACTTGATGCACCTGGTTATGATGGTAATCAATCTACGTGGGTAAAAGAGCAGGTTAGCTTGGAGCCATTTGTTGGAGGCTCTCCATTTTATTTGCGTTTTAACCTTAAATCAGATGGCTATGTAACAGCGGATGGTTGGTTTATAGATGACATAAGTGTTATCGTTTATCGCGATAGTGTTTTAAGTGCCATAGAACCAAAGCCAATTTCTGCAAACAGGTTTGAGCTATTTCAAAATTTCCCAAATCCATTTAACCCAACAACTCAAATCAGGTTTGGACTGGCTAAGGCTGCAAATGTTGAAATTAAGATATTTGACTCACTTGGAAAAGAAGTTCGGACACTAATTAATCAATCAAAACCCGCCGGGAACCATGTACTTCTATGGAATGGAAAAAACAATGAAGGCCGTTTGGTTGCCTCTGGGTCTTATTTTTATATCATGAAAAGTGGTGATTTTAAATCTGGAAAGAAACTATTATTGTTAAGATAG